One genomic region from Granulicatella adiacens ATCC 49175 encodes:
- a CDS encoding FAD-dependent oxidoreductase, which yields MKRGKKMVIIIISILVALCLITWGVITYLGRSQTLSVKSIENFNDDLYLIRLTKPDNVTWEAGSYAQFTLHDVKENAQETTDVISSASMSNDKNKQNSGWLTIASNPNENEIFILTHNSGSFYKKTLTNLQAGSKVEMSWLYSNLSVADGKDPLVFFASDVGIAAIRPIIKEWAGKRDIIISHLDKGVLIFNEEIANLSKKETNLTYETTSSFSQSQDSLKNAAEKYGNKATYLLSGQPDDVEMMKKFLEEKGIDSKKIKVDAFKGLK from the coding sequence ATGAAAAGAGGTAAAAAAATGGTGATAATTATTATATCTATTCTGGTGGCACTGTGCCTTATTACTTGGGGTGTGATTACCTATCTTGGACGGAGTCAAACTTTGTCGGTTAAATCCATTGAAAATTTCAATGACGACCTTTACTTAATACGTTTGACGAAACCTGACAATGTGACATGGGAAGCTGGATCTTATGCTCAATTTACATTACATGATGTTAAGGAGAACGCTCAAGAAACTACTGACGTAATATCCAGTGCTTCAATGAGCAATGATAAAAACAAACAAAATAGTGGCTGGCTGACAATAGCTTCTAACCCTAATGAGAATGAAATTTTCATTTTGACACACAATAGTGGAAGTTTCTATAAAAAAACATTGACTAATTTGCAAGCAGGAAGTAAGGTCGAGATGAGCTGGCTTTACTCTAATTTATCTGTTGCAGATGGCAAAGATCCACTTGTTTTTTTTGCTTCTGACGTTGGCATTGCGGCAATACGGCCAATTATCAAAGAGTGGGCTGGAAAACGGGATATTATTATCAGTCACTTGGATAAAGGGGTTCTTATTTTTAATGAAGAAATAGCAAATTTATCAAAAAAAGAAACAAATTTGACCTATGAAACAACTTCTAGCTTTTCTCAAAGTCAAGACAGCCTTAAAAATGCAGCAGAAAAGTATGGAAATAAGGCCACATATCTCTTATCTGGTCAACCTGATGATGTGGAAATGATGAAGAAGTTCCTTGAAGAAAAAGGGATTGATAGCAAGAAGATTAAAGTAGATGCTTTTAAAGGGTTGAAATAG
- a CDS encoding acyltransferase family protein, with protein sequence METSNYQTGLSKSNAYPHPPEKQKRKRSAALDGLKGFFILAIILYYYFQHLLPGGFLAVNGFLVVGGYLTFRQNKKTFAEDYQERFSWKSLKRMFFPMLFMIITTVATLFLVAPQMLSNIRGMALSALFFVNNDYQIFSQQSYFVQSANPSPFVHLWYVSLYVQLLIVGFLLRRLMKKMNFLRMQEFALLAFLTIASAVGMAALYWWEQDPSHVYYLVSTRLFSFTLGALLSYIHEGKLLIPEDHSNKGNLNIASIIGMGALIWMLVTFNGMQAEVYYMIMLVSSIVMTLLVSFALREGVWLHYIISFKGFTFFGKRSFSYYLWFYPIHLILPSFLRGVEDYWLNVLIQWITIIVLAEITYQLFEKERIPLPIGQAHSPYRLTAYMKSNLPKGLKHFGIAFSLVYLVFAGLAGIGFAQEKDQTSVVHEVEEKIRKNQELLQETTVEPTTEAVTTVNSEVKANIEQQVRQTPITFVGDSVLLASANKLREVFPNAYVDGEVGRQLYYSTPVVQKLVQQGRLSQTVVFVLGSNGAFASAQIDSLIQAAGNREIFLVTAGYEIKWAKEVNDQLKAAAERYPNVHLIDWGTYARGRTKELLFEDEIHPNDTGASEMANLILQEMVKLKLQ encoded by the coding sequence ATGGAGACTTCAAATTATCAAACGGGACTTTCTAAGTCAAATGCGTATCCACATCCTCCTGAAAAACAAAAACGGAAGAGGAGCGCAGCTTTAGATGGCTTGAAAGGTTTTTTTATACTTGCAATTATTTTATATTACTATTTTCAACATTTATTGCCTGGGGGCTTTTTGGCGGTAAATGGTTTTCTTGTAGTTGGGGGCTATTTAACCTTTAGACAGAATAAGAAGACCTTTGCTGAAGATTACCAAGAGAGATTCTCGTGGAAGAGTCTAAAAAGAATGTTTTTCCCGATGCTCTTTATGATTATCACAACTGTCGCTACGCTCTTTTTAGTCGCACCGCAAATGCTATCCAATATTAGAGGAATGGCGCTATCTGCACTGTTCTTTGTCAATAACGATTATCAGATCTTTAGTCAACAATCTTATTTTGTGCAGTCTGCTAATCCAAGTCCTTTTGTCCATCTTTGGTACGTTTCGTTATATGTCCAATTATTAATTGTTGGATTCTTGCTGAGAAGACTGATGAAGAAGATGAACTTTCTGCGAATGCAAGAGTTCGCTCTGTTAGCATTTCTAACGATTGCTTCAGCAGTGGGGATGGCAGCTTTATATTGGTGGGAACAAGATCCATCGCATGTGTACTATCTTGTGTCAACTCGACTGTTCTCATTCACTTTAGGCGCTTTACTAAGCTATATTCATGAAGGAAAACTCTTAATCCCAGAAGATCATTCTAATAAAGGGAACTTAAATATTGCCAGCATCATTGGTATGGGAGCACTCATTTGGATGCTCGTGACCTTCAATGGGATGCAAGCGGAAGTGTATTACATGATCATGCTAGTATCTTCCATTGTCATGACATTACTGGTTTCATTTGCCCTTCGTGAAGGCGTATGGCTTCACTATATTATTAGTTTTAAAGGTTTTACTTTCTTCGGGAAAAGAAGTTTCTCTTATTACTTATGGTTTTATCCAATTCATTTAATCTTGCCATCCTTTTTACGAGGGGTTGAAGATTATTGGTTGAATGTTTTGATTCAATGGATCACGATAATTGTACTAGCTGAAATCACTTATCAATTATTTGAAAAAGAACGAATTCCGCTTCCGATTGGACAAGCGCATAGTCCGTATCGGTTAACGGCGTATATGAAATCCAACCTTCCAAAAGGGTTGAAACACTTCGGAATTGCTTTTTCATTAGTGTATCTGGTCTTTGCTGGCTTAGCCGGGATTGGATTTGCGCAGGAAAAAGACCAAACCAGTGTGGTTCATGAAGTAGAAGAAAAGATTCGCAAAAATCAGGAACTGCTTCAAGAAACAACCGTGGAACCTACTACGGAAGCTGTCACAACCGTAAATTCGGAAGTAAAGGCCAATATAGAACAACAAGTTCGACAAACGCCAATCACCTTTGTAGGAGACTCCGTTCTGTTAGCTTCTGCCAATAAATTAAGAGAAGTCTTTCCAAATGCTTATGTGGACGGGGAAGTGGGACGTCAATTGTATTACAGTACTCCCGTCGTTCAAAAACTAGTGCAACAAGGAAGATTATCTCAAACGGTCGTATTTGTACTCGGTTCAAACGGAGCCTTTGCAAGTGCGCAAATCGATTCTCTTATTCAAGCAGCAGGTAACCGTGAAATTTTCTTAGTAACGGCAGGCTATGAGATTAAATGGGCTAAAGAAGTAAACGATCAGCTGAAAGCAGCCGCTGAACGGTATCCAAATGTGCATTTAATCGACTGGGGAACC